The genomic window ATCGACGAGATCGTCCGTCAGCTGGTGGCGAAGCGGAAGTACGTCTTCCTGTGCACGAACGCCATGCTGCTGCGCAAGAAGTTGGACAAGTTCACTCCTTCGCCGTACTTCACCTTTACGGTCCACATCGACGGCATGCGCGAGCGGCACGATGAGTCGGTGGCCAAGGAGGGGGTGTTCGACGAGGCGGTGGCGGCCATCAAGGAGGCCAAGCGACGCGGCTTCCGGGTGACCACCAACAGCACCTTCTTCAACACGGACACCCCGCAGACCATCATCGAGGTGCTCGACTACCTCAACGACGAGCTCAAGGTCGACGAGATGATGCTCTCCCCGGCCTACGCCTACGAGAAGGCTCCCGACCAGGAGCACTTCCTGGGCGTGGAGCAGACCCGGGAGCTCTTCCGCAAGACCTTCGCCGGCGGCAACCGCCGCCGCTGGCGGCTGAACCACAGCCCGCTCTTCCTGGACTTCCTGGAGGGCAAGGTCGACTTCGAGTGCACCGCCTGGGGCATCCCGAACTACTCGCTCTTCGGGTGGCAGCGCCCCTGCTACCTGATGTCCGACGGGTACGTGCCCACCTACCGGGAGCTCATCGAGAAGACCGACTGGTCGAAGTACGGCCGTGGCAAGGACCCGCGCTGCGAGAACTGCATGGCGCACTGCGGTTACGAGCCCACGGCGGTGCTCGCCACCATGGGCTCGCTCAAGGAGTCGCTGCGCGCGATGCGGGAGACCGTGGCCGGTACCCGCTGAGCGCCGGGCCCGGCGCGCGTGCGAGAGCGCGCGCCGGGCCCGACCATGACATCAAGACCATCACAGCAAGGATGTGCGTACAGCCATGACCGCGATCTCGCTCGGTGTTCCGTCCCTGCCGCTCAAGCCGCTCGCCACCCGCCGC from Kitasatospora sp. NBC_01250 includes these protein-coding regions:
- the hpnH gene encoding adenosyl-hopene transferase HpnH, with product MAMPLRQTMRVGTYLMQQKLKRREKFPLIVELEPLFACNLACEGCGKIQHPAGVLKQRMPVAQAVGAVLESGAPMVSIAGGEPLMHPQIDEIVRQLVAKRKYVFLCTNAMLLRKKLDKFTPSPYFTFTVHIDGMRERHDESVAKEGVFDEAVAAIKEAKRRGFRVTTNSTFFNTDTPQTIIEVLDYLNDELKVDEMMLSPAYAYEKAPDQEHFLGVEQTRELFRKTFAGGNRRRWRLNHSPLFLDFLEGKVDFECTAWGIPNYSLFGWQRPCYLMSDGYVPTYRELIEKTDWSKYGRGKDPRCENCMAHCGYEPTAVLATMGSLKESLRAMRETVAGTR